Proteins encoded in a region of the Deltaproteobacteria bacterium genome:
- a CDS encoding carboxylesterase/lipase family protein — protein sequence MNPVIETTSGKLAGRTKNGVTRFLGIPYARAPVGVRRFRPPEPPESWVGVRDADAFGGSAPQTAFGAGALPGTSVGAQSEDCLYLNAWTPSPDGARRPVLVWIHGGGFTVGSGSQESYDPTGLVSRGGVVVVTINYRLGALGFLYLGARGAAGLGAQANLGLLDQIEALAWVRDNAAALGGDPENVTIFGESSGGRSVAALLGTPAARGLFQRAIAQSGAASHLHDEASASAIAIADELLRELGIARDATRALRDVPVAVLLEAQSRIVARRVGTPGWLPFQPVVDGIVLQEPPLDAIRTGLSRDVPLLVGSNRDEWKLFAAMDLRLQKLDEAGLRARVEQRVPGRDPERARALIEGYRRSGEARVGTTPVDLFCALETDRVYRIPTLDLADAQLAAGASVHAYLFTRPAALLGGALGACHAAEIPFVFGNVRSAAGRAFAGSGPDVERLEAQLVDAWSGFARSGAPGASSLPDWPAYTVERRETMTLDATCALELDPGSATRRLWAGFPGRATS from the coding sequence GTGAATCCGGTGATCGAGACGACGAGTGGCAAGCTCGCGGGCCGCACCAAGAACGGTGTCACGCGCTTCCTCGGCATTCCGTACGCGCGCGCTCCGGTCGGGGTGCGCCGCTTCCGACCGCCCGAGCCGCCCGAGAGCTGGGTCGGAGTCCGAGACGCCGACGCGTTCGGCGGCTCCGCGCCGCAGACCGCCTTCGGCGCCGGCGCGCTGCCGGGAACCAGCGTCGGAGCGCAGAGCGAGGACTGCCTGTACCTGAACGCCTGGACTCCGTCCCCTGATGGCGCACGCCGCCCGGTTCTGGTCTGGATCCACGGCGGAGGCTTCACGGTCGGGTCGGGCTCGCAGGAGAGCTACGATCCGACCGGGCTCGTCTCGCGCGGCGGAGTCGTCGTGGTGACGATCAACTACCGGCTCGGCGCGCTCGGGTTCCTGTATCTCGGCGCGCGCGGTGCCGCGGGGCTCGGCGCGCAGGCGAATCTCGGACTGCTCGACCAGATCGAGGCGCTCGCGTGGGTGCGCGACAACGCAGCCGCGCTCGGCGGCGATCCCGAGAACGTGACGATCTTCGGGGAGTCGTCGGGCGGGCGCAGCGTGGCCGCCCTGCTCGGCACCCCGGCGGCGCGCGGCCTGTTCCAGCGAGCGATCGCGCAGAGCGGAGCGGCCAGTCACCTGCACGACGAGGCGAGCGCGAGCGCGATCGCGATCGCGGACGAGCTCTTGCGCGAGCTCGGGATCGCGAGGGACGCGACGCGGGCGCTCCGCGACGTGCCCGTGGCAGTGCTGCTCGAGGCGCAGTCCAGAATCGTCGCGCGGCGCGTCGGCACGCCGGGCTGGCTTCCGTTCCAGCCGGTCGTCGACGGGATCGTGCTCCAGGAGCCGCCGCTCGACGCGATCCGGACCGGGCTCTCGCGCGACGTTCCCCTTCTGGTAGGGAGCAATCGCGACGAGTGGAAGCTCTTCGCGGCGATGGATCTGCGGCTGCAGAAGCTGGACGAGGCGGGCCTTCGCGCGCGGGTCGAGCAGCGCGTTCCCGGACGCGACCCGGAGCGCGCACGCGCGCTGATCGAGGGCTACCGCCGCTCGGGCGAGGCGCGCGTGGGAACTACGCCCGTCGACCTGTTCTGCGCGCTCGAGACCGATCGCGTCTACCGGATCCCGACGCTCGATCTGGCCGACGCGCAGCTCGCCGCCGGCGCGAGCGTGCACGCCTACCTGTTCACGCGGCCCGCGGCGCTTCTAGGAGGGGCGCTCGGCGCCTGCCACGCCGCCGAGATTCCGTTCGTGTTCGGCAACGTGCGAAGCGCGGCGGGACGGGCGTTCGCGGGTAGCGGCCCGGACGTCGAGCGACTCGAGGCGCAGCTCGTCGACGCGTGGTCCGGGTTCGCGCGAAGCGGCGCGCCGGGCGCGAGCTCCCTGCCCGATTGGCCTGCCTACACCGTGGAGCGTCGCGAGACGATGACGCTCGACGCGACCTGCGCGCTCGAGCTCGATCCCGGCTCCGCGACCCGGCGCCTCTGGGCGGGATTTCCGGGCAGGGCCACGTCGTGA
- a CDS encoding PKD domain-containing protein, whose protein sequence is MNRVISLALTCVLLLGTSGCATMHDTFGDAAPVVCGVLGGVAGAGIGAIASDWRNNEDHRNDQKAGYAIGAGAGAVTGALLCALGAPDDVRNPPTVRSTCTPASGAPPLAVECRCVATSETGTIKGYAWDFGDGGKSTEQNAKHTYTAAGNYNAKCSATDSYDAVGSGSSAVSVAAATRKTIVLRGINFDFDRATIKPEFEGVLDAGVEALKENADVRVQVAGYTDSVGTDAYNQGLSERRANAVLEYLSTHGIDGSRLSAVGFGETNPVADNATDDGRTQNRRVELNIQ, encoded by the coding sequence ATGAATCGAGTCATTTCCCTCGCCCTGACCTGCGTTCTGCTGCTCGGAACGAGTGGCTGCGCGACCATGCACGACACGTTCGGAGACGCGGCTCCCGTCGTCTGCGGGGTACTCGGTGGCGTGGCGGGTGCAGGCATCGGCGCGATCGCCTCCGACTGGCGCAACAACGAAGATCACCGGAACGACCAGAAGGCCGGCTACGCGATCGGCGCTGGCGCCGGTGCGGTGACGGGCGCGCTGCTCTGCGCCCTGGGTGCCCCGGACGACGTGCGCAACCCGCCGACGGTTCGCTCCACCTGCACGCCGGCCTCGGGCGCGCCTCCGCTCGCCGTCGAGTGCCGCTGCGTCGCGACCTCCGAGACCGGCACGATCAAGGGCTACGCGTGGGACTTCGGCGACGGCGGGAAGTCGACCGAGCAGAACGCGAAGCACACCTACACCGCAGCGGGTAACTACAACGCGAAGTGCAGCGCGACCGACAGCTACGACGCCGTGGGCTCGGGCAGCTCGGCGGTCTCCGTCGCGGCCGCGACCCGCAAGACGATCGTGCTCCGCGGCATCAACTTCGACTTCGACCGCGCGACGATCAAGCCGGAGTTCGAGGGCGTGCTCGACGCGGGCGTGGAAGCTCTGAAGGAGAACGCGGACGTGCGCGTGCAGGTGGCCGGCTACACCGACAGCGTGGGCACCGACGCCTACAACCAGGGTCTGTCGGAGCGGCGCGCGAATGCGGTGCTCGAGTACCTGTCCACTCACGGGATCGACGGATCGCGGCTCAGCGCGGTCGGCTTCGGCGAGACCAACCCGGTCGCGGACAACGCGACCGACGACGGCCGCACCCAGAACCGGCGCGTCGAGCTCAACATCCAGTAA
- a CDS encoding zinc-binding dehydrogenase, translating to MNRALVFHGKADVRLESLPDPTPPDSRGAIVRVERTAICGSDLHLYHGTLPIPPGFTLGHEFVGEIVETGRDVRRFRSGDRVIVSGVIGCGECGACAGGHPIRCERHLTRVFGNSRELPGGQAEAAAVPGADAALLRVPDGVSVQQAVLLADILPTGYYGARNAEIRPGQTVALIGLGPVGQCALQCAQLFGAARIFAIDRVPERLAAARAAGAIPIDAAQDPLAAILDATGGQGPDAVIEAVGADETIRLAIQLVRVAGVVSVIGVNANMAFPFPMLLALMKDLTFRIGICPVPELWSDLVPLLQSGRLRPESVFSHELPLSKGSEAYALFDARRDGVMKVMLDPSA from the coding sequence ATGAATCGCGCGCTGGTCTTCCACGGCAAGGCGGACGTCCGGCTCGAGTCTCTCCCCGACCCGACGCCGCCGGATTCACGCGGCGCGATCGTGCGCGTCGAGCGGACCGCGATCTGCGGCTCGGACCTGCACCTGTATCACGGCACGCTTCCGATTCCGCCCGGATTCACGCTCGGTCACGAGTTCGTGGGTGAGATCGTGGAGACGGGCCGCGACGTGCGTCGCTTCCGCAGCGGCGATCGGGTCATCGTCTCGGGCGTGATCGGCTGCGGTGAGTGCGGCGCCTGCGCCGGCGGACATCCGATCCGCTGTGAGCGCCATCTGACGCGCGTGTTCGGGAACTCGCGCGAGCTTCCCGGCGGACAGGCCGAGGCCGCAGCGGTCCCCGGCGCGGACGCCGCGCTGCTCCGCGTGCCGGACGGAGTCAGCGTGCAGCAGGCGGTGCTGCTCGCCGACATCCTGCCGACCGGCTACTACGGCGCGAGGAACGCGGAGATCCGCCCCGGGCAGACGGTCGCGCTGATCGGGCTCGGCCCGGTGGGCCAGTGCGCGCTCCAGTGCGCGCAGCTCTTCGGCGCGGCGCGGATCTTCGCGATCGACCGCGTGCCCGAGCGTCTCGCGGCGGCGCGCGCGGCGGGCGCGATCCCGATCGACGCGGCGCAGGATCCGCTCGCAGCGATCCTCGACGCGACCGGGGGCCAGGGTCCCGACGCGGTGATCGAGGCGGTGGGCGCCGACGAGACGATCCGGCTCGCGATCCAGCTCGTGCGCGTGGCGGGCGTGGTGTCGGTGATCGGCGTGAACGCGAACATGGCGTTTCCGTTCCCGATGCTGCTGGCGCTGATGAAGGACCTGACCTTCCGCATCGGCATCTGCCCGGTGCCCGAGCTCTGGAGCGATCTCGTGCCGCTGCTGCAATCCGGGCGGCTGCGCCCGGAGTCGGTCTTCAGCCACGAGCTGCCGCTCTCGAAGGGCTCGGAGGCCTACGCGCTCTTCGACGCGCGACGCGACGGCGTGATGAAGGTGATGCTCGATCCGAGCGCGTGA
- a CDS encoding formylglycine-generating enzyme family protein — protein MTRGIPRRARRDRRRSRARPPRWPGRRRPSRRPTAARAAEPERRAAQRRRSRTCFVHVPPFALRCHRAGRPSRRARLRGTWRWRTLRGVDAIDPGLLSNRLPQIEAVLARLAPSARERLLEPLLAFVADVSEPLLARISAGTALGLIGDPRIDPLRPRMCRVPAGRFWMGTDLAEVAELARRWNVPEAWFEKSTPRRQVELDAFEIAVHPVTEAEWARFLAETGVDEIPAHWPSGVPARGRANHPVFGVSWQAILLYVEWLSEQTGTTFRVPTEPEWERAARGTDARAHPWGEAFSASRCNTREGGIGGTTPVGVYPDGASPCGALDMAGNVEEIVADLYRPYPGSKFADPDYGSYRVTRGGVYTLDGDLARCDRRHGAAFAGPTGVRLARSAAHGWQGR, from the coding sequence ATGACGCGAGGAATCCCACGCCGTGCACGTCGAGACAGGCGCCGTTCACGCGCACGCCCGCCTCGCTGGCCAGGTAGACGGCGGCCATCGCGACGTCCCACGGCAGCGCGCGCTGCGGAGCCGGAGCGCCGCGCGGCGCAGCGCCGTCGATCCCGAACCTGCTTCGTGCACGTTCCCCCCTTCGCTCTGCGATGCCATCGCGCCGGGCGCCCGTCAAGGCGAGCGCGCTTGCGCGGCACATGGCGATGGCGGACTTTGCGCGGCGTGGACGCGATCGACCCGGGCCTGCTCTCGAACCGGCTGCCGCAGATCGAAGCCGTGCTCGCGCGCCTCGCGCCGAGTGCCCGCGAGCGGCTGCTCGAGCCGCTGCTCGCGTTCGTCGCAGATGTTTCAGAGCCCCTGCTGGCGCGAATCTCCGCGGGAACCGCGCTCGGCCTGATCGGCGATCCGCGGATCGATCCGCTCCGGCCGCGGATGTGCCGAGTGCCTGCGGGCCGCTTCTGGATGGGCACCGACCTTGCCGAGGTGGCCGAGCTCGCGCGGAGGTGGAACGTTCCGGAGGCGTGGTTCGAGAAGTCGACGCCGCGCCGCCAGGTGGAGCTCGACGCGTTCGAGATCGCCGTCCATCCCGTGACCGAAGCGGAGTGGGCGCGTTTCCTGGCGGAGACGGGCGTCGACGAGATCCCCGCGCACTGGCCGAGCGGCGTGCCCGCGCGCGGCCGCGCGAACCACCCGGTGTTCGGCGTGTCGTGGCAAGCGATCCTGCTCTACGTGGAATGGCTCTCGGAGCAAACCGGAACCACCTTCCGGGTGCCGACCGAGCCCGAGTGGGAGCGGGCCGCGCGGGGCACCGACGCGCGCGCACACCCGTGGGGCGAGGCGTTCTCGGCTTCGCGCTGCAACACGCGCGAGGGCGGGATCGGGGGCACGACACCCGTTGGTGTCTATCCCGACGGCGCCTCGCCCTGCGGCGCGCTCGACATGGCGGGGAACGTCGAGGAGATCGTCGCCGATCTGTACCGACCCTACCCGGGCTCGAAGTTCGCGGACCCGGATTACGGGAGCTACCGGGTGACGCGCGGCGGGGTCTACACGCTCGACGGAGACCTGGCGCGCTGCGACCGACGCCACGGAGCCGCCTTCGCCGGGCCGACCGGCGTCAGACTCGCGCGCAGCGCCGCGCACGGGTGGCAGGGCCGCTGA